TTATGCATTCCTAATACCAGGAAAGGTTGTAGGCCTTGCCATATATCTATGCAGTATATGCTGTATGGTTTATATGACctaaagtgtttttaaatgtgcagtTGCTTTGGTTGTCTGTGACATTGTATCTGACCCAGTACTCTGGCTATTTATCTGGCTTAGATAAAGATGCTGTCTGAGCGTAAGCAGGAACTTGAGCGATGTTTAACCACATTGCATGAGGAGAATGAGCAGCTCCAGAGCACTGTGGACAACTTGAAAGACCGGACACTTGTGTTGGAGAAGCTATGCCAGGAGAAGGACTTACAGGTAACGGATGATTTAAAATTAGACTGTAGAAGTGATTTTCACACACTGAACAATTCTAATTATAAATATCTAATGATAACCAGCAATATATTCAGCACTATTGGGATTTAGACATTGTCTAAATgattgtttatataaatgtttctatgttaaatattaacagACCACAGTTTGATTTTAACAGACCAAATGCTCAATAAAGTTCTTTGTGTGTATAGCTCTGAAATGTATCTGTAGTAGGTTATCTGAAATTGTGTGGGTCTGCAAGCAAACCATATCATTTTGCTCTTCCTAGCCCATCAATTTCATTGAGTATCTTATGTGTGCTCAGCTGCAGCAGAGTCGTTTAGAGCTACAGGAGGTGCGTGTGTCTCATCGGCAGTTAAGTGCCCATTTGGCAGAGATGACTGAGGAGAAAAGTCTCCAGGGCTTCAGcgctaacactcactcactgctgTGTGAGATAGAGCAGAGCATGGAGCAGGAGGAGCTCAAGCAGGAGAAGGATCaggtgtgcacacacacgcacaccaacATTATATGTTCAGAATATATCTTCACAGAAAACAAACTCACATGCCATTCTCACACTCAAGATCACTTCAGTATCTTCCAATGTTTCAATTATCTTCTTTCTCTGTAGTTGCGTCTGCAGCTATGGGAAGTTTATTGCCAGATTCGCTCTATCTGCTCCCAGCTGAGAGGAAATGACATCACAGACTCTGCCCTGTCCACAGATTCATCCATGGATGAATCATCAGAAACATCATCAGCTAAAGATGTGCCTATGGGCAGCCTGCAGTCGAGTCTGAGTGAGCTGCGCAGACTTGCACAAAACCTGCTGGATGGCAACGAGTCAACAGTACGACCcctaaacacacatgcacttacaCACCCAAAATACAAGGCACACATTAAACATGCACGTATGCACATTGACTATgctacataaaaataaagataattaaaCTAAGTAGTCTTTTCTAATTTTGTCCAGCTTGAATatgacagaaaacacatgaatcaGTAGGTCAACAAATGATCCACAGACTGGAGGTAAATTTAACAGATGAATCAGTGACACAGatagacattttataaaaagccTATATAATCAATTACagaaatattgttttgtttggaaGCACTAGAGTGAAAAAAGGGAATATGTTGATCAGATTTGAGAAAAGGCATAATGtgtattttacataaaaatatgtaGTGtagtaaaatatttagaaataaaaggtgATTTTATTGCTTAcacaacattttaattaaatgaaacacaaatgtactattttgtattttgtatagtTTATTTAATCACATTACAAAGTCTCACGATGTTTGTACTAACTACCTTTAGTTAATTTAACtgattaatattacattaaattgaTTTCATAATGTGAAGTATTGTATCACAGTTGGTCATTTTGTGGACCTGCAGCCAAAGGGTTCTGAGTTTCATCCTGTTTGTGCAAACATTATCAAATCATGTTGTCTGTTCAAAAACAAACTTTACTCATGCGGAAGCAATAAATAGGAAATAAATTCAGTGTAACTTTTTTCAGTGTACAGAATAAgtacaaatggaaaaaagattCAATTTTTTTGAACCTTGAGGCCACACTAAAGAGATGCAAATCCACTATGTGTAAGGAGTATGTGTATGGAGCAAAGATGAATATCTTTGAATAAGATGCTTAAAAATaagatgaacaaaacaaaatattactcTGCTACCCGTTATTGGAGAACATGAAATTAGTCACAAAATAAGTAATCAACAGTGTGTTTCCCAAAAGAAACATTCCTCATTGTTGTTGAATCTACAGTAGAATCTGCATCCAAGCTTATTGTATAACTGATATACACTGGTTAATCAGGTTaacgttttttaaaaatgctctgACTACAGTGGGAATTTTCACTCACCACACCACTATGCTACAAATGAGTTGTTAAGCCTAGGACAATGGATTACTTTCATTCTATATGACTGAGGACTTTTGTAAAGAAATGAGTGACCTCTGCCTTTCTGAGGTAGAACTACATGCAACTTCAAAGTTACGAATGAGTTTATGTACTACATTAGTTACATAGATAAGGTGGGTTGAACCAGCATTTAATGCATGATAATTCTCCTTAAACACAAGGTTGTATTAATACaatactgtctgtgtgtgtctggggggaTCAGGGATCACGTCGCAGCGATGAGGATGTTTTGGAAGAGCATGTGCGGAAACTGGGTGAGGAACTGCGAGAAATACAAGACCTTTACGAACAGGAGCAAGAAAGGGTACGCAGCACTCAGGAAGACATGTTGCAACTCCATAATCAGGTACatatcaaatacacacacttactgttcATAACTACTTCTGCTCTTCTGACCTTCTTGATCATTCCTGATGCCCTATTTGTGGTTGGAGTCTCATGAGTTGGAGGTGCTCACTCCTGATGAGGATGGCCCTTTGTAGACTACCTGGTGATAATGGGGATGCTGTGGATAGAAACATGTGAAAACCTTAGCAGTGGCTTTGAACTGCTGTTGGCGTGGTCGGTATTGCTTCCAGGTCTCCATCATTGACCATTCGATGGTTTCAGCAAGAAGGAATTTCTGTTTAAACTTTCTCACAGTAAAAAACCCTCACAGTGTTGTTTGATATACCTTAAAGCATAGGCACATTTAGTAACATGTATTATTCAGTTGATCTTGACTTCACTGTTATATTCCACCATTTTTCTGTAGATTGCACTACTCTCCCTAGAAGTGTGCTCATCACGGGAGGAGAATGAGAGACTAAAGGCATCAGAGATTCGAGAGCCAAGTGAACAACTACAAAATGCAATCCGAGACCGAGATGATGCCATCACGAAGTATGCCTTTATTCTGTAAACTTAATCCATTAAAGGAATAATCCACAATGATTTACTAATCACTAACCACTTTAACTATAGAATACggaatcatcttttttttttgtacaaaaaacaATAGGTCATGCAGTCTCCTGCAATCTAGTCATAggattttttaacaaatattcacaaagtTGGTACCAATTTTTTTAGTGTATTCTGAGtgtcaataaatatttaaaaatatatatatatgtgaagaTGATTAGCATCCACGACATGCTAATTAATAATTGTTGGGCGGAACTTAAtgtatttagtttttgtttattattggtTGCATGGATCTGTATGAAAATCAAAGgctttcttaaatctgattctgTTGATGTGTGCAATGTCCGGAGCATGGTCATCATATCAGATTTCATGTAAGTCTTTTTCATGAGTCACATTTCTGATCAAGCTGAAATTTACACTTTGCACTAATCTGTAAGGGAATTTCTGATAATGATCTGCATATAGAAAAACTATTTTCAGCATTAGACAATGATCTCCCAGCAGGCCTTTGTCAGGGCTGACACTGAGCCATTCTGAGTCATCACCTATGTAGTCAAAAGTTTGTCAGCACAACCATCAAACACATATGtggtttttttccccaaattgTTACTACAAAGTAGAAAACACACAgttgtgcacaaagtgaggtcCATCCAATCAGCATTATAAGGCATTTACAACTGAGCTATCATCACAAATCTAGAATAGTAGGATGGTCTACACCTTCTGACTGATGATATAGTTGACCAAATCTGCTTGGCCCATTTTGATGTTCTACTCCAGTTTGCTGCTTCAAAGTGAAAAGAACTTGCTGATGATGAGGGTGGTCTCACATGAATAGCTTTAAGATTGTTGTAAGATTGATGAGGGTGGGCCCATTTTGAAGCATTAAAAATGACTATGAATGGTTCCACATGAAAATTCTAAAGATTTCAGTTTTCAAATGCAGTTTATGCACAGGTATCTTCTTTTCTAAAGTTAGGTAGAGATTGGAGAGTAACAGTGATGCAAAGATACTTTATTGAAAGAAACACTAATTTAATGCCATTTAAATAGTGTTTGttaatgtataaatacatacctgtaaatacatattttactaAAGTCATATGTCACCACAGGCTTGTAATCATGACCTTATTCTGTCAAGCATATCATGTCCTATCATTCAACCTTTTTTTCTACACTCTCTTTACCTATATTTCAGAAAGAAAGCAGTGGAAATGGAGCTGGCGAAGTGTAAGGTAGACATTATGTCTCTGAACAGTCAACTTCTTGATGCTATCCAGCAGAAGTTTAATCTTTCCCAGCAGTTAGAAGCCTGGCAGGTGGGTCAGGAAtgccactaacacacactcccttACACACAGATAAATTAGCACACCATTTAAACATAGTCTTTGCTTGTTTATTCTGGGACAAGACGACAGGGGAGATTACTATCATGAAAGAGTCCTCACACTAGTGCATGTTGCAAAACATATGAAGATTTGCTACTCCACATCTTTACAACATGGTCATTATGgtcttattttttccccctttctccctatgcttcattttttcattttcatttattctgttttccggataaattgaattattatttccctctttcttttgcttgtcatatatgtgtgtatatatatatatatatatatatatatatatatatatatatatatatatatatatatatatatatatatatatatatatatatatatgtggtagtggaaataattatttgatcccCTGATAAATTTACTCCTTACAAAGAAATGAATGGTCCATCATATTTATAATGACAGAATATCAACAAaaattacaggaaaaaaaaataaataaaggttataaattaatttttatttaattgagtGAAATAAGTACTTGATCCCCTACCAACCAACAAGAATTCTGACACCCACAGATAGGTTATGTGCTCATGAGATGCACAAGTTAGTCTTGTCCCTTTAGGGGACTTCTAATGTCAACTTGTTATatgtataaaagacacctgtcacAGAATCAATCTCTTTCTTTCAAACCTCTCCACCATCATGggcaagaccaaagagctgtcaaaaaaatgtcaggaaagagattacaagattgtagacctGCACAAGGCTGGAGTGGGCTACAAGTCCATCAGCAAGAAGCTTGGTTTGAAAGAGACCACTGTTGGTGCAATATTTCGtaaatg
The genomic region above belongs to Tachysurus vachellii isolate PV-2020 chromosome 11, HZAU_Pvac_v1, whole genome shotgun sequence and contains:
- the bicdl1 gene encoding BICD family-like cargo adapter 1 isoform X1 translates to MSAFGLNLHSVSSIAAEISAPAELDSACADCDSQTPPASRGDFTHPPPFIHLHQSPIHIGPGGLGTVLEEELAMLTREREEELIINDQDPDLLALFRQKEKDLVLAAKLGKALLERNQDLTKQYEKMTKDLNEKLENLEQEKHELQQRLERREGEWEGRVAELETDVQQLKGELDKHKLQMRETDRDKTHAITELSEQNYSLLEQLSRAADVERQLCTQVHLLQNDFKEKNLSKTQHMTQLESLQAEQGLEIKMLSERKQELERCLTTLHEENEQLQSTVDNLKDRTLVLEKLCQEKDLQLQQSRLELQEVRVSHRQLSAHLAEMTEEKSLQGFSANTHSLLCEIEQSMEQEELKQEKDQLRLQLWEVYCQIRSICSQLRGNDITDSALSTDSSMDESSETSSAKDVPMGSLQSSLSELRRLAQNLLDGNESTGSRRSDEDVLEEHVRKLGEELREIQDLYEQEQERVRSTQEDMLQLHNQIALLSLEVCSSREENERLKASEIREPSEQLQNAIRDRDDAITKKKAVEMELAKCKVDIMSLNSQLLDAIQQKFNLSQQLEAWQDDMLRVIDQQRLRLVVMAPPEPLPGGQLASLMVTSTSHFLRKTESV
- the bicdl1 gene encoding BICD family-like cargo adapter 1 isoform X2, with product MSAFGLNLHSVSSIAAEISAPAELDSACADCDSQTPPASRGDFTHPPPFIHLHQSPIHIGPGGLGTVLEEELAMLTREREEELIINDQDPDLLALFRQKEKDLVLAAKLGKALLERNQDLTKQYEKMTKDLNEKLENLEQEKHELQQRLERREGEWEGRVAELETDVQQLKGELDKHKLQMRETDRDKTHAITELSEQNYSLLEQLSRAADVERQLCTQVHLLQNDFKEKNLSKTQHMTQLESLQAEQGLEIKMLSERKQELERCLTTLHEENEQLQSTVDNLKDRTLVLEKLCQEKDLQLQQSRLELQEVRVSHRQLSAHLAEMTEEKSLQGFSANTHSLLCEIEQSMEQEELKQEKDQLRLQLWEVYCQIRSICSQLRGNDITDSALSTDSSMDESSETSSAKDVPMGSLQSSLSELRRLAQNLLDGNESTGSRRSDEDVLEEHVRKLGEELREIQDLYEQEQERVRSTQEDMLQLHNQIALLSLEVCSSREENERLKASEIREPSEQLQNAIRDRDDAITKKKAVEMELAKCKVDIMSLNSQLLDAIQQKFNLSQQLEAWQFASSGLFTVWLLWFLI